One genomic window of Arachis stenosperma cultivar V10309 chromosome 10, arast.V10309.gnm1.PFL2, whole genome shotgun sequence includes the following:
- the LOC130957699 gene encoding uncharacterized protein At3g28850-like: MTAMKVLQLNHKGMDLEKEEEEGGKHWIILYTTSMRGIRKTFQDCNRIRFLLRSLRVKFDERDVSLHMDYRDELWNLFGGKVTIPPKLFIKGTCIGGADEVLALHELGCLRNLLEGAPTITTDHDHCPCLGCNNFRFSICSLCSGSRKLRTIHAHDDHDFFFVRCPECNENGLVKCTICTS, encoded by the coding sequence ATGACAGCAATGAAGGTCCTTCAACTCAATCACAAAGGCATGGATctggagaaagaagaagaagaaggaggaaagCATTGGATCATTCTGTACACGACGAGCATGAGAGGGATAAGGAAAACATTTCAAGACTGCAACAGAATCAGGTTCCTTCTGAGAAGCCTCCGAGTGAAGTTTGATGAGAGGGATGTGTCCCTTCACATGGACTACAGGGATGAGTTGTGGAACCTATTTGGCGGCAAAGTCACCATCCCTCCCAAGCTCTTCATCAAGGGAACCTGCATTGGCGGCGCTGATGAGGTTCTTGCCTTGCATGAGCTCGGCTGCCTTAGGAACCTTCTAGAAGGTGCTCCCACTATCACTACCGATCATGATCACTGCCCTTGTCTTGGTTGCAACAATTTCAGGTTCTCTATTTGCTCTTTGTGCAGTGGAAGCCGCAAACTCCGCACTATTCACGCTCATGACGATCATGACTTCTTCTTTGTTAGGTGTCCAGAGTGCAACGAGAATGGTCTTGTCAAATGCACCATTTGCACCTCCTAa
- the LOC130957700 gene encoding agamous-like MADS-box protein AGL11 has protein sequence MVANNNNDDNIPQIKRRVKLQLIDDMNSRKATFRKRRAGLLKKLEQLAILCDIQACIAIFGLAEAIYGGEMVIDVSYFGRHIHSETTRANGRTHKLCAETSCPVSIGDFNVAYTQVLPGFTCKLLQSFGSYSLKMKMFEGSKNEVTCIEFGFYIGFVTLFPPTIADIYIAE, from the exons ATGGTCGCTAACAACAACAATGATGATAATATCCCACAAATAAAAAGGAGAGTGAAACTACAATTGATAGATGATATGAATTCAAGAAAAGCTACATTCAGAAAGAGACGTGCTGGGTTGTTGAAGAAGTTGGAGCAGCTCGCCATCCTTTGTGACATTCAGGCTTGTATTGCCATTTTTGGTCTAG CGGAAGCAATATATGGTGGAGAAATGGTGATTGATGTCTCATATTTTGGAAGGCACATACACAGTGAGACTACGCGTGCCAATGGCCGG ACCCATAAACTTTGTGCGGAGACATCTTGTCCTGTTTCAATTGGTGATTTTAATGTTGCTTATACTCAAGTTCTACCTGGTTTCACCTGTAAGCTATTACAATCATTT GGTTCATATTCATTGAAGATGAAGATGTTTGAGGGAAGCAAGAATGAAGTGACTTGCATTGAATTTGGTTTCtatattgggtttgttactttgTTTCCACCTACCATTGCTGATATATATATAGCTGAGTGA